A segment of the Arachis hypogaea cultivar Tifrunner chromosome 5, arahy.Tifrunner.gnm2.J5K5, whole genome shotgun sequence genome:
TTCTTGTTTATTAGGTCAAGTATTATGCAACCTCTCGTACGTGATATGCATGATGGCAGAAAATGGCAAGTACCGTGTACCCTTCAGAACTGCATTGATGTACTCTGACAGATTTGTTGTCATATGACCAACTGCTGACTGTTGTCGCAGTGTTGCAGCCATATCTCCTTATTGAAATGACCAGCCTAGTCCGCCATTCTCGGCAACAAACTTCTCAAGGCATCCATGTACCACTCGTACCTAGCCTTGCTTGGACTATAAGTGGCATTTATAAGGTATCGCTTGCCCTTGGCTGACTAGAAACAATCATGAAGTTTGCAGCCATGTGCCTAATACAATAAGCGTGGAACGCCCTAGGAGATTATCAACCACTATCATCGGCGCTGAGCGTAGCTTTAATGGCATGCGATCTATTAGAGATAACCAATAAGCCTTCTTGTGCGGTGACATGTTGTCTCAAATTAGTAAGGAAGAACGACCATGACTCCGTACTCTCAGACTCCACAATGGCAAAAGCAATAGGCGGGATATTGCTGTTGCCGTCTTTTGCCACTACAATAAGCAACACCCCATAATATATGCCATACAAATGTGTGCCGTTAACGGAGACAAATGGCTTGATATGCTTGAAAGCCTCCACACAGGATGGAAAAGCCCAAAAAACTTTGTTGAACATGCTGCAATCGCGGACCAGAAGGTGCCCGTCATGGTACGGTACAACTCTTATCTCACAAATGGTTCCCAGAAAACAACTCTATAGCACCTGAAGCAGTTTCGGCACCTTGTTGTATGACTATTCTCAATCACCATACATCTGAGTAATTTCCTTTTCCTTCTCCATCCACACCTTTCTGTAGGAGGGTTTGAAGTGATAATTCTGTCGGACTGCACCTTAGAGGACAGGAATGCTAACAGATGGGTTGCACTGTATCAATGGCAAGATGACATTATAGATGAGACTGTTATCCAACTGTCGATGGTCTTGGGACATTGTGGGTGCTAAACAAGTATGCGCTCCACCAACCCTCCAAACCTTCCTAGCGAAATAAAGCATACATGGTTGGAATCTACTCAATATATAGCAATCATAAATGAGTAAGTACGCCTCAGTTAAACTTGAACTCACCAGTATCCGAGGTTTTGTTGGAGGACAACACAAAGACTCCATGGATAACCATTTGCATCTTGACGGCAATTTACCTGGTACTTTAATTAGTTCGATTCGATCACTCGGTACTCAGAACTTCTACAAATATTGTAGTTCTTCACACCCTGCATCACTACATCTCAGCATTTGAATCTGTGGCCAACCCGAAACTCTACCCCACCATCTAGGTTGTAATCATCTTCTACGGTGTTAGAAAATAGAGTTCTCTCATCCATGGCCTTCAGATCCATTGTATCATAGTAACTTGGTACATCTGATAGTGCCGGAATCGGGTGAGCAGAGGCAAAACATAGCGCACCGCTGTCTCGGCCGGTGTCTCCGGTACAAACTCTTCCTCATCATCCCATTCAGAAGAATCACTATCGGCGCAATTGACAACGTACTCTTCGTCAGAGTCTTCCTCACCCACCTCCATGTCTTCCACTGGAATGACGACATGAATCGGTGGTGGTGCGAGAAGTCAGTCGTCCTACACATAGGTCGAGTGTACAGAACCACAACCACCAACATCTCCAACCTCAGCGGATagctccatcacttgttccgCCATGATTCTCCCATGGATGTGAAACATGAGTCGCACATGCTCGTTCCCCAAGAGCCGAAATAGTCGAAACCGAAAAACTCCATTGCCCAAcggtgctagcaacctataccccACCCTTCCGACCTTTCTCGTCCCTGTACCACCAAGGTTGCTCAATATCAAACGCTTCAATTCGGACAACGAACTTACATGCCGAGTGCACAACAGTAACGGATTCTCACATTCAAATATCACCCCATTGTCGCCGtttctcatacgacaattgggGTAAACATATACAACTACATTTCTGCTATTACTAGACATTTTTACCTTCCTTTTATGAGAAAAACGGGAGAGAAGAATATGTTCACTATTTGTGGAGAATGCCAAAGATTGCACAACTTTTTATAGCTGTTGAAAATTTATCCtactgtatctcgtttacactataaacgagataagactggGGACgaattttcataataattttttaaattatttatttcaataataaatacgtttatttaatttatttaaataaaaatccaaaGCTCTTAAAATATATCAGCTAATCGAATACAAGATTTTCATGTATATTCTCTTAACAGTAGTCATATTTTCTGGTTAATTTTTTACCCTTTAATATTCACCCTCAAGCATcatcaatttattaattttataggcGTTGAATATAATAACGatttcaaatttcatttttttaatacaGCATTACATGATTAAATAGTAATATaacaattattatttaaaaaaatcctaaacatCTGCCACCTAGGATGCATTTTTCAACTTTGattctcttcattttctttgtattttttgatattttttatcttctttatCATCTTTATTGTCtttgtttttttcgttttcttttttaatGAGTGAAAACATCCTGCTCATAGTCTCCATATTTAATAATAAACCATAagtatgaatgataaaataagtaAAGACAAAATGTTTTTcttaaattgattaaaattaattataaaaaaaattagctacCTGTACTTTTAGAGGATAGTTGCAAAAGGCAActctaattatattttaagtttagacataattaatatttttgtctgtaataatattatgaaattataaattaaaaaaaattatatcttaatatttaatttttattacaaattttaaaaattaataatatctgacgtttttgtaaaaaatattaaagattttATCAAATGAACAGAAAGAGTAATAAGTGTCATCGTGACAAAATAAAAACATGTGAatacattattattaaaaaataagtaatactttggtaataaattttgaattggtAGCATATAGATTAAGGGTTTATCTATCTTGGTTTTAAGGACATCtgctaaaattataaattaaattttttttattataaatacaaaaaatttaaatattcaatacatttattttatatttattaaataaaaaaatttaaatccttCTATAAATAATAAACTTATCATGTACCCTTAAAACATATGGTAGCTAAATCTTCTAGATTAAAAAACCAAGAAATAAAAATGAGTGGACAAAGaagagaattttattttaatttcaataatataGAATGGtatatgatatattttgattgataaattaataatatataatagcttttaatttcaatttcaattgcaataaaaaatattatgtgataCATTTTCGttgttaaatttgtaattaaaaatcaataataatatatgaGAGATTGAGTaagtagagaaagaagaaagataaagaaggGAAGAGGGAGAATGAGAAACttgattttggagggaaaatttttaattcaattataatATGAAAGTATCATGTGacattttgattataaaattagtaaatatATAACGGATTCACTTATGTCtcctaaaaaaaacaaacaaacaaatgatATGTTTTAGAACAAAATGGTAAATACATTCATAATcagtttattaaaaataaaaatataatttatttaataaagttAGACGGCCAAACAATTTCTAAACTAAGTCCAACCAAGTCCACTTTTTATAGCGCATTTCTTCAACGATGTCAACGTCGTCTtctcttgtttgttttttttttcctcctcctttttcccTTCTCATTGTAGACTTTTTTACATGTTCTCCTATACATGTAAACAAACTATAGCATAGAAATTTTAACTCACAACACAGAAATGTTTAAAGAACTGATCCCAGAATATTGACACCAACCAGCAAAATGCACATAGCATAAAAATTTTGGTGCATTGTACAAAAATTTTTGAAGGATTATATATCCAAATATCAACCAATAAAATACACATAACACAAAAATTTAGTGTACAACACTAAAGTTTTGATGCACAACAGAAATTTTTATGTCCAGCACAAAAATTTTTGAAGGACCATATGTACAGAACATTAATTCACCCAACTAACAAAATACATTCACAACAAAAATTTATGTGCTATGGGCAAAATTTTTCTGCTTTGTGCAAAAATTTCTATGCTATATCAATAAACTTGTACTATttgcaaaaatttttgaaaaaaatttctaTGCTATGTCAATAAATTTTTGAGCACTCAGAAGATACTTGCAGGATCTTCTATCAAACAAACCATAATAACACACTAATCCAATATTTTTGCTTTGACGTTAAGAAAAAGGGTACATAAACATAATGctcataaatttttataaaaaaaaggggcAGTATGAATGATACTCATTACTACATTATATTTATCTTGCTTGTGCTCTCATCAAGGGAAGCATTTCATCCTCTGTAAAATGACGAATAAAACCCATGTTAATAGCAGAACAGAGATAATTATACTGGTGTGTAATGTGTTCAAGAAAACCAAGATCAATTACCTGTTTTTCAACTTCAACAGCGGACGCAGCTAACCTGCGCTTCAATATCGTTCTATCTTGCTCACAATTTTCTGTCTCCGTGTCTAAAAATACAGGAAGCATGGTTCAGAAGATGGTAATAGAGAATGAGCTCGAAAACCAGCAGGCTTCAACAAAATTAGAGGATCAAGTAGCACATCGCAAGTTATAATGCTAGAATaagaaactaaacaaaacattTAAGTTTGAAAGAATCTTACCATAGTAATACGATGACAGAATCGTGATGCGTTCTGTTGGCTgggaaaaaggggaaaaaatcatATTATTACTTAAAGAAAATAAGAATCGGAATGATGTAGGATCAAATTTGGTTGAAAACATTAACCAAGGataattatgaattctctgaggATGGATTAAATGTTGAGGCAGGGGATGAAGGAAATAAATGCAAAAACAATGTGTCCAGAAACACTTCAGAACAATTTCAGAGTGAGGATTAGTGTATGCTAGAGACTGTTAAATTGCAAAACATTCTGATGCCGACTACAACAATCACAAAAACCGATAAACTGATAACATTAAGATAGATCAGAAAAGCCAAAAAATTATCATTCAAATTACATTTCACCCTCAGACAAACTTGAACGACAGGTATTTGAACagaattttcttaatttattacAAAAACGACACTCGACCTTGGCAATAAAAGATTGCAGGTGAAGAATTCCAATCTACATGTTAGATATTACTATACAAAAACAGCAACCATGTCATAAAGATTCAACAAAGTTTTCCATGGTTGTTGACTGCCCAATACAGCCCTTCTCTTTTATCCAGACTTGATACCAATTATGTAAACATTTGAGAAGCAAAACACAAAGTGGGAAGAGTTAAGCTACATTTTACTATATAGAACAATTTTCCTAAAAACACACACATATCTATGCGTAAATCCCTAGCCTCCACACCACTCTGTTTCTTGTCTCATAAGTCTGTCAAGGTCTGCCTCTAGCTTCTCTTCAAATAAATGAATAGAAAAATATTGCAATGAAAATCCATAAACATCTCACAtgtaaatttattaactaatttatgCATATGATCCACAATTTAACACTAAAAGAATGGTAAAATGCAAAATATGGATAGGTGTTTTAAGCTTACCATTACAAATATACCCTCTTTACGGGTAGGCAGCTGCTCAAGCTTTTTCAATGTATCATCACCTTTAGTAACTCTTCCAAATATTGCATACTGAAAAGAGCTCATATCAGCATACAGTACATAATGAAGTACATTTGACTGAATCATTTGAAATGATGTTAGGGCACTATGTCTATCCCACCGTGCCGTCGAGATGAGGAGCATTTCCAAGTAGTATCGAGAATGAGGATGAACCACTGTCTGGATCATCATACCTGTAAGAACAATCTTAAATACATCAAGGCTTCCAACAGTCACTGAAAACCAAAAGAGTAAATGGTGTAAGAATTTTAGAACATAAGCAATACAATTAAGATGAGTACGTTATCTAACTAACAAACTGATTATTCCCTATAAAAATCTTTTAAACTTTAGACTCTAGATTTTCTACAAGAAATCTCGAATGTATAAAAGCTCCCCAGTCCCTGCAATTGATAACATCTTCAAGAAACTTGCATCGGTCGTAACATCACAAATGAACACTTCCGTTCCACACAGTTGTATTTGAAACATCAtacaaaactaaagaaccaataGCTTCCATCTAGAGAAACTTAACCTTCCCATAGAAAGAATACCACGAACATGTTTGACTTCGCTAAATTCACCAACAACAGTCTTTTCAGCTTCTTTTCTTTGTTCCTCATTCATTGGAGCAGATCTTCCACCCATAACATCTGCTACTTGGGCCACAAACCCCTTATCCACCTGAACATTGAatttagaacaaaaataaaaaaaccaatcACTTACATGCTGCAGCCACCAACTACATAAATACCTGATGTTACTTACTTACGTCCCGGAGAAACATACCCGAAAGAAATGGTTAGTGTTATAGCCTCCAAGTCTGACAAGCTTAAAGATGTGATCAACAGTTTTGGGTGCAACAGTGGGAAAGAAACCAAATTCAATATCCCCATAATTTGTCTGCATTCAGAACTCAAGTGATACACCATGAACAACAACAAAGATGCTGATGTCAATTTATCAAACAAAGTTATGTGCATACAAACATCACAATCAAGATGGATAAATTTCTCACTTAATCAACCACTTGATTCCAATTTTTCACACATaaacaaaataactaatataCTTCAGCTAAATCACAAACATGGGCATCCACAGATTACAACATCAACAGCCCTTACATTGAAACTCAGCTCAAGACTTTAACTTTCACTATAGATTCAAGCAATTATGAATAGCAGGTCAAAGAGAGTGTAACTTTTGAAGTAAAAAACCTGAAAGACAACGCGGGTGGATCCAAGTTGGGGTTCCAGGGAAGAAATTAAAGACATCAATGACAACAAAATGCAAGCATTGATCATAAAGCTGAATCCTGGGCTATACATTTTGAGCAATGTTAGATTTGGAAACAGCTTCAGCTCCTGAAATTGGAGTCAACCATCCCAATTTCGGAAAACTAAAGTCCTGAGTAGAAAAGTTGTGTGTTGGTGTGTTTAACGGGTATGgcatttttttttatggtttttgg
Coding sequences within it:
- the LOC112801529 gene encoding peptidyl-prolyl cis-trans isomerase CYP23 produces the protein MYSPGFSFMINACILLSLMSLISSLEPQLGSTRVVFQTNYGDIEFGFFPTVAPKTVDHIFKLVRLGGYNTNHFFRVDKGFVAQVADVMGGRSAPMNEEQRKEAEKTVVGEFSEVKHVRGILSMGRYDDPDSGSSSFSILLGNAPHLDGTYAIFGRVTKGDDTLKKLEQLPTRKEGIFVMPTERITILSSYYYDTETENCEQDRTILKRRLAASAVEVEKQRMKCFP